Proteins encoded within one genomic window of Pseudalkalibacillus sp. SCS-8:
- a CDS encoding BrxA/BrxB family bacilliredoxin produces the protein MSMAYEEYMRQLVQPMRDELTEAGFKELRTPEEVDEYMENAEGTTLVMINSVCGCAAGLARPAVRQAAQHENAPDHFVTVFAGQDKVATSVMRTYFMDVEPSSPSIALLKGKELVHFVPREEIEDHEPEDIVQNLVNAFETHCK, from the coding sequence ATGTCGATGGCATATGAAGAATATATGAGACAACTTGTACAACCGATGAGAGATGAATTGACGGAAGCAGGCTTCAAGGAGCTCCGAACGCCTGAAGAAGTGGATGAATACATGGAAAATGCAGAAGGTACAACACTCGTAATGATCAATTCGGTGTGTGGGTGTGCTGCAGGTCTTGCACGTCCGGCAGTCCGTCAGGCTGCCCAACATGAAAATGCACCGGATCATTTTGTGACCGTTTTCGCGGGTCAAGATAAAGTGGCAACATCCGTTATGAGAACTTATTTCATGGATGTTGAGCCTTCTTCACCTTCCATTGCTCTATTGAAAGGGAAAGAATTGGTTCATTTTGTGCCAAGGGAAGAAATCGAAGATCATGAGCCTGAGGATATCGTCCAGAACCTAGTGAATGCTTTCGAAACGCACTGCAAATAA
- a CDS encoding ATP-binding cassette domain-containing protein, whose amino-acid sequence MATPIIKAENLKKTFKGNVEAVKDVSFEVKEGEFFAFLGPNGAGKSTTVQMLTTLLTPTSGQITVAGYDTEKSPEKIRQNIGVALQETGVDPNLTGRELLILQSRLFGLTASQAKARAAELLELVDLTGDADRQCGNYSGGMRRRLDLALALVHSPRVLFLDEPTTGLDPMNRKAVWEEIRHLNKEIGTTIFLTTQYLEEADQLADRISIIDKGTIVATGTAEELKNSIGVDLVTLQFESREDALTAKRLFDQKADNIIDLKEQLQIYIEDGTAQLPEIIRQLDESHIPLIKLNVAPPTLDDVFLNVTGERLKKAQRGVEQA is encoded by the coding sequence TTGGCTACACCGATCATCAAAGCAGAAAATCTTAAGAAAACATTCAAAGGTAATGTAGAAGCAGTAAAAGATGTATCGTTCGAGGTGAAGGAAGGGGAGTTTTTTGCCTTCTTGGGGCCCAATGGTGCCGGGAAGTCGACGACTGTACAAATGCTTACTACGCTGCTTACTCCTACCTCAGGACAAATTACGGTAGCAGGATATGATACGGAGAAATCGCCAGAAAAAATCCGTCAAAACATCGGGGTCGCCTTGCAGGAAACAGGAGTAGATCCGAATTTGACTGGAAGAGAGCTTCTCATCCTCCAATCAAGGCTTTTCGGATTGACCGCCTCTCAAGCGAAGGCACGTGCGGCTGAATTGCTTGAACTTGTTGATTTGACAGGTGATGCCGATCGTCAATGTGGAAATTACTCAGGAGGCATGCGTCGTCGTTTGGATCTCGCTCTGGCCCTAGTACATAGCCCGAGAGTCCTTTTTCTTGATGAGCCGACCACCGGGCTTGATCCGATGAATCGGAAAGCTGTCTGGGAAGAAATCCGACACTTGAACAAAGAAATCGGTACGACGATTTTCCTAACGACGCAATACTTGGAGGAGGCAGATCAATTGGCTGATCGGATCAGCATCATAGATAAGGGGACGATCGTTGCCACAGGTACTGCTGAAGAATTGAAAAATTCAATCGGTGTTGATCTTGTCACCCTCCAGTTCGAGTCCAGGGAAGATGCGCTTACTGCTAAAAGATTATTTGATCAAAAAGCAGACAATATCATTGACTTGAAGGAACAGCTGCAAATCTACATTGAAGATGGTACCGCTCAACTTCCAGAAATCATCCGTCAGCTCGATGAATCCCATATTCCATTAATCAAATTGAATGTTGCGCCTCCGACCTTGGATGATGTCTTCTTGAATGTAACAGGCGAACGTCTGAAAAAGGCGCAAAGGGGTGTGGAGCAAGCATGA
- a CDS encoding ABC transporter permease, with protein MSKASFFVETYLHTKRSVLVTLRNPFTFIPNLLISLFFLFVYEGGLSGISSLPEFEGANYLAFIIPVSIVSAAIGGAGGAGQSLVRDLENGYFSKLLLTPSSRLAIVLGPIIAGMLQLCIQTILILSVGLLLGLNVATGFAGMIMVILLAIGWGLAFAGYSAGVALRTKNAQAAQAGTLIFFPLIFLSTTFVPYELIEAQWLKVAATINPTTYIFESMRAVLIDGWIWEELAKGLIAIVVICVITITFAAVNAKKAVSRG; from the coding sequence ATGAGCAAAGCCTCTTTCTTTGTAGAGACGTATCTACATACGAAACGGAGTGTTTTAGTTACGCTCCGTAATCCTTTCACGTTCATCCCGAACTTGTTGATCAGCTTGTTTTTTCTATTCGTTTATGAAGGAGGCTTGAGTGGTATTTCATCGCTTCCGGAGTTTGAAGGGGCGAACTATCTCGCCTTCATCATACCGGTATCAATCGTATCCGCAGCAATCGGTGGGGCGGGTGGAGCAGGTCAATCCCTCGTCCGAGACTTGGAAAACGGATATTTCTCAAAGCTCCTCCTTACACCATCATCGAGGCTAGCCATTGTCCTTGGGCCGATTATTGCAGGGATGCTCCAGCTGTGTATACAGACGATCCTCATTCTGTCTGTCGGTCTGCTATTGGGCCTCAACGTTGCAACCGGGTTTGCGGGAATGATCATGGTGATTTTGCTTGCGATTGGATGGGGGCTCGCGTTTGCGGGTTACTCAGCAGGTGTGGCGTTGCGAACGAAAAACGCACAAGCGGCTCAGGCTGGCACGCTCATCTTTTTTCCGCTCATCTTTTTAAGTACGACATTTGTCCCTTATGAATTGATCGAAGCGCAATGGCTGAAAGTAGCCGCGACAATCAATCCGACAACCTACATTTTTGAAAGCATGCGAGCGGTTTTGATTGATGGATGGATTTGGGAGGAACTTGCGAAAGGCTTAATTGCTATCGTCGTCATTTGTGTGATCACGATAACCTTTGCTGCCGTTAATGCAAAGAAAGCCGTCAGCCGAGGCTGA
- a CDS encoding MMPL family transporter: MNNRTLHNVGTFLYRYKKSVITFWIVLAVALGFFAFKIPSILEGSGFETEGSYNETQTILKEEFDQPKSSMTIIIQSDKHDADSEAFKSFVRKTIENLEGVVHLTSITSPNQNTDMTKERTAYILLGFDRGFNDLKDSIEEIRERLKDEEGFEASLTGGPVVSEDMNEASQNDLKRAEAIGIPAALVILLISFGGVVAALIPLFIGIISVISAFGVLYFLGLQLDMSIFLLNVVPMIGLALGIDFALLLVNRFREEIKNGSIEAAIQVSIQTAGRSIAFSGLCVFLGLSSMLFIDIDIFQTVAIGGMAVVILSVICALTFLPAVLGVLGHRVNKWMIFKVQEKKTSNWYRFARLVMNRPVTMFLLALVILVTAITPLANLNLTIPEAESLPPSYESRQAFETFKETFGEKELYPVTMIVELDEADQMLSNDHLEKLQQLESKIAQEEIVDRVESLFSVTDLKADQLLPMVEQETLPSGVHQAVDTFVQQDKSLFRVYLNVDTTSDQAQDWVRDWNGKHDGFELILGGNSKFTQEIFDEIYQKAPYAIGFVLISTYIILLFAFRSLFIPLKAIVMNVISLSATFGIVVWIFQEGHFVDPTDGIGLMIPVFTFGIVFGLSMDYEVFLISRIQEYYHETKDNDYATLMGLTATSKIITSAAMIMIVVTGAFAFTGVVPVKQMGVSIALAILIDATLVRMVLVPSLMKLMGHWNWWLPKLRRTS; this comes from the coding sequence ACCTTCAATCCTGGAAGGAAGCGGGTTTGAAACAGAAGGTTCTTACAACGAAACACAAACAATATTGAAAGAAGAATTTGATCAACCGAAATCCTCCATGACGATTATCATTCAATCGGATAAGCATGATGCGGATTCTGAAGCCTTCAAATCCTTCGTGCGGAAGACGATTGAAAATCTCGAGGGCGTTGTCCATTTAACAAGCATCACATCGCCCAATCAGAATACCGATATGACAAAAGAGCGTACCGCTTACATACTTCTTGGTTTTGATAGAGGTTTTAATGATTTGAAGGATTCGATTGAGGAAATCCGAGAGCGATTGAAGGACGAAGAAGGATTTGAGGCTAGCCTGACGGGTGGACCAGTCGTTTCAGAGGACATGAATGAAGCGAGTCAGAATGATCTGAAGCGAGCAGAAGCGATCGGTATCCCTGCAGCACTAGTGATCCTCTTAATCTCATTTGGAGGGGTAGTCGCTGCCTTGATCCCCCTCTTCATCGGAATTATCAGTGTAATCAGTGCTTTCGGGGTTTTATATTTCCTTGGCCTCCAGCTGGATATGTCAATCTTCCTTCTGAATGTCGTACCTATGATTGGTCTTGCTCTTGGAATCGATTTTGCACTCTTGCTCGTGAATCGATTCCGTGAAGAAATCAAGAATGGCTCAATAGAGGCTGCCATTCAAGTCTCGATTCAAACAGCTGGAAGATCCATCGCATTTTCAGGCTTATGTGTATTTCTTGGACTATCCTCGATGCTGTTCATCGACATTGATATTTTCCAAACCGTTGCCATTGGTGGAATGGCTGTCGTCATCTTGTCCGTTATATGTGCGCTTACCTTTCTGCCGGCAGTGCTAGGAGTTTTAGGACATAGGGTCAACAAATGGATGATTTTTAAAGTTCAAGAAAAGAAGACGAGTAATTGGTACCGGTTTGCGAGACTCGTCATGAACCGTCCCGTTACGATGTTCCTGCTTGCACTCGTAATCCTCGTGACTGCCATCACACCGCTTGCAAACTTGAACCTGACGATACCAGAGGCAGAATCGTTGCCGCCATCGTACGAATCCCGTCAGGCTTTTGAAACGTTCAAGGAAACGTTCGGTGAAAAGGAGCTTTATCCTGTTACGATGATTGTGGAACTAGATGAGGCCGACCAAATGCTTTCAAACGATCATCTTGAAAAACTACAACAACTGGAGTCGAAAATCGCTCAAGAAGAGATTGTTGACAGAGTCGAGTCACTCTTTTCGGTGACAGATTTAAAAGCCGACCAACTCCTACCGATGGTGGAACAAGAAACCTTACCAAGTGGCGTTCATCAGGCTGTTGATACGTTCGTCCAACAGGATAAGTCGTTATTTAGAGTGTACCTGAATGTGGATACCACTTCAGATCAAGCCCAAGATTGGGTACGCGATTGGAACGGTAAACATGATGGCTTCGAACTGATATTAGGCGGTAACAGCAAATTCACTCAAGAAATTTTTGATGAAATCTATCAAAAAGCACCCTATGCAATCGGATTTGTGCTGATTTCCACCTATATCATCCTGTTGTTCGCATTCCGTTCCCTCTTCATCCCGCTAAAAGCCATTGTGATGAATGTGATCAGCCTGAGTGCCACATTCGGCATCGTCGTCTGGATCTTCCAGGAAGGACACTTCGTTGATCCAACGGATGGTATAGGATTGATGATACCGGTATTTACGTTCGGAATCGTATTTGGATTAAGCATGGATTACGAGGTTTTCCTCATTTCGAGGATCCAGGAGTATTATCATGAAACGAAGGATAATGACTATGCGACATTGATGGGTCTTACGGCAACGAGTAAAATCATCACTTCTGCTGCAATGATCATGATTGTCGTTACAGGAGCCTTCGCGTTCACCGGTGTCGTACCTGTCAAACAGATGGGTGTATCGATTGCTCTGGCGATCCTCATTGATGCTACCCTTGTCAGGATGGTCCTCGTCCCGTCTCTCATGAAACTGATGGGTCACTGGAACTGGTGGCTTCCAAAACTAAGGCGAACGAGTTAA